In one window of Photobacterium leiognathi DNA:
- the holA gene encoding DNA polymerase III subunit delta: protein MRVYPEQLTQQLDKGLRQAYLLFGNEPLLKQECGDSIKQLAQQQGFLERHHFTIDNQLDWNLVLDCCQAMSLFSAQQIIELDVPDTGLNANQAKALLEVIEHLNPDILLVLTGPYLNKKQEATKWFKALDAIGLYVPCNTPDAKQMPRFIQARCRLLGLKPDHESVQMLAQWHEGNLLALAQSLHKLVLLYPDGELNIVRLQEALSRHNHYTPFQLVDAVLAGQAKRSQRVLRQLQGEGVEATILLRTLQRELTQLYKMQEMGKKGTPLNIIFEQFRVWQNRREMYIGALHRLPLTRLVGIIRQLTQLELQVKTDYDTNPWPALSALCAEICGFDTHLHYA from the coding sequence ATGAGAGTTTACCCAGAACAACTGACGCAGCAACTTGATAAAGGGCTGCGTCAGGCCTACCTATTATTTGGTAATGAACCACTACTCAAACAAGAGTGTGGCGATAGCATCAAACAACTTGCCCAACAGCAAGGTTTTCTTGAACGCCACCACTTCACCATTGATAACCAGCTAGATTGGAACCTTGTGCTCGACTGCTGCCAAGCCATGAGCCTATTTTCAGCCCAGCAAATCATTGAGCTAGACGTGCCTGACACTGGCTTAAATGCCAATCAAGCTAAAGCCTTGTTAGAGGTTATTGAACATTTAAACCCTGATATTTTATTAGTGCTTACTGGGCCTTATTTAAATAAGAAACAAGAAGCAACCAAATGGTTTAAAGCGCTTGATGCCATTGGGTTATATGTGCCATGTAATACGCCTGATGCCAAACAAATGCCGCGCTTTATTCAAGCCCGCTGTCGATTATTAGGATTAAAACCTGATCATGAATCGGTACAAATGCTGGCACAATGGCACGAAGGTAATTTGTTAGCGTTAGCACAAAGCTTACATAAGTTGGTTTTGCTCTACCCTGATGGTGAGCTGAATATTGTTCGCTTGCAAGAAGCACTCAGTCGCCACAATCACTACACCCCATTTCAGCTTGTCGATGCCGTATTGGCAGGCCAAGCCAAACGTAGCCAGCGGGTATTGCGTCAGCTACAAGGAGAAGGAGTTGAGGCGACAATCTTGTTACGCACCTTGCAACGTGAACTAACCCAACTCTACAAAATGCAGGAAATGGGTAAAAAAGGGACCCCGCTTAATATTATTTTCGAGCAATTTCGGGTGTGGCAAAACCGCCGTGAAATGTATATCGGTGCGCTGCATCGTCTACCACTGACACGACTTGTCGGCATTATTCGCCAGCTCACCCAATTAGAGCTACAAGTGAAAACCGACTACGACACCAATCCATGGCCTGCGTTAAGTGCGCTATGTGCTGAAATCTGTGGTTTCGATACCCACTTACACTACGCATAA
- the mrdB gene encoding peptidoglycan glycosyltransferase MrdB (rod shape-determining protein RodA), producing the protein MSIMAAIGNKRTLSERLHIDVPLLLGILTLMGFALIIMWSASGQNVAMMERQAMRMLMSLGIMVLLAQIAPRHYETWAPYLFGVGLLLLFSVLAFGEVSKGAQRWLNLGFVRFQPSELLKLAVPLMVARFIGNRPLPPSMRNIIVALVLIFTPTILIAKQPDLGTSILVAASGIFVLFLSGISWRLIIGALVLLGAFIPVLWFFLMHDYQRTRVMTLFNPESDPLGAGYHIIQSKIAIGSGGISGKGWLHGTQSQLEFVPERHTDFIFAVIAEEWGLTGVIGLLTIYLFILGRGLLLASRAQTAFGRMMAGSIVLSFFVYVFVNIGMVSGILPVVGVPLPLVSYGGTSMMTLLAGFGILMSIHTHRKMLSKAT; encoded by the coding sequence ATGAGTATTATGGCGGCAATCGGTAACAAGCGAACACTAAGTGAACGCTTACATATCGATGTGCCACTATTACTAGGGATCTTAACCCTGATGGGGTTTGCCCTGATCATCATGTGGAGCGCAAGTGGTCAAAACGTTGCCATGATGGAACGTCAAGCCATGCGCATGTTGATGTCACTTGGCATCATGGTACTGCTGGCACAAATCGCCCCACGCCATTACGAAACTTGGGCTCCTTACCTCTTTGGTGTTGGCTTACTGTTATTATTCAGTGTATTAGCGTTTGGAGAGGTATCAAAAGGTGCTCAACGTTGGCTAAATTTAGGTTTTGTTCGCTTTCAGCCATCAGAACTATTGAAACTCGCTGTACCTTTGATGGTGGCAAGATTCATTGGTAATCGTCCACTACCGCCATCAATGCGAAATATCATCGTCGCATTAGTGTTGATATTCACACCGACGATATTAATCGCCAAACAACCGGACTTAGGTACCTCAATTTTGGTAGCAGCATCCGGCATTTTTGTTCTGTTTCTGTCAGGAATTAGCTGGAGACTGATTATCGGCGCTTTAGTATTACTCGGAGCCTTTATTCCTGTGTTATGGTTCTTCCTCATGCACGACTACCAGCGTACGCGCGTCATGACTTTGTTTAATCCAGAGTCTGATCCACTGGGTGCGGGATACCATATTATTCAATCAAAAATCGCTATTGGCTCTGGTGGCATTAGTGGTAAAGGTTGGCTTCACGGTACTCAATCTCAGCTTGAATTCGTTCCTGAGCGACATACGGACTTCATTTTTGCGGTGATTGCAGAAGAATGGGGCTTAACCGGTGTGATTGGTTTATTAACAATTTATCTCTTTATCTTAGGTCGAGGATTATTGTTAGCAAGCCGCGCTCAAACTGCATTCGGGCGCATGATGGCTGGCAGTATTGTATTAAGTTTCTTTGTTTATGTATTTGTAAATATCGGTATGGTAAGTGGCATTCTGCCTGTTGTGGGCGTTCCATTACCTCTAGTGAGCTATGGCGGTACATCCATGATGACCCTCTTAGCAGGCTTCGGTATTTTGATGTCTATCCACACTCACAGAAAAATGTTGTCTAAGGCGACCTAA
- a CDS encoding LPS-assembly lipoprotein LptE, whose amino-acid sequence MKSFFSANRLTRLLIITLLALTTASCGFHLRGNYMLPDGIAKLSLTSFDPYGQMTRMVRYQFKLHGISEVAPAKDVPNLNINSESQGERTLSIYQNNGKAEYDLTLTVNYSVTIPNQGQQTYTTKVTRTFLDNPLTALAKSVEQDELVNVMREQAAQQIMRKLARLTAVFKKIEEDKLDSQLKEILNEEDKQESSDDTGKTTITTLPTNASETQHSSHNAQ is encoded by the coding sequence GTGAAAAGTTTTTTCTCGGCAAACCGCCTTACTCGACTACTTATCATCACTCTTCTCGCGCTTACAACAGCTTCTTGTGGCTTCCACCTTCGTGGTAATTACATGCTGCCAGACGGCATTGCTAAACTGTCATTAACCAGCTTTGACCCATACGGCCAAATGACGCGTATGGTGCGATACCAATTTAAATTGCATGGCATTAGCGAAGTTGCACCGGCAAAAGACGTACCGAATCTAAACATTAATAGTGAGTCTCAAGGTGAGCGTACTTTATCGATTTATCAAAATAATGGTAAAGCGGAATACGATTTAACCCTAACGGTTAACTACTCGGTGACTATCCCAAATCAAGGTCAACAGACTTACACTACTAAAGTCACCCGTACTTTCCTTGATAACCCATTAACGGCGCTAGCGAAATCTGTAGAACAAGATGAGTTAGTAAACGTGATGCGTGAGCAAGCTGCACAACAAATCATGCGTAAGCTTGCACGTCTAACTGCTGTATTTAAGAAAATTGAAGAAGATAAGCTCGACTCTCAACTTAAAGAGATCCTAAACGAAGAAGATAAACAAGAATCTTCAGATGACACAGGCAAAACAACAATCACAACTTTGCCGACTAATGCATCAGAAACTCAGCACAGCAGCCATAACGCACAATGA
- a CDS encoding serine hydrolase, translating into MKKTAALFRSVAISATLLASATVAASPAVVPEAPQIAAKGYILVDYNSGKILAGHNEYEKLAPASLTKMMTSYVIGQEIKNGNISPDDTVVVSKNAWAKNFPGSSKMFLEVGKTVKVSDLNRGIIVDSGNDACVAMAEHIAGSQESFVDLMNGWAKNLGMKSTHFANVHGLDRPDLYTTPYDLSILARHLISDLPNEFKIYSEKSFTYNGITQYNRNGLLWDKSMHVDGLKTGHTDNAGYSLVSTATEGNMRLVAVVMGTASKNARLAESKKLLNFGFRFYETLSPNKKDQTIETEKVWMGDTDTVNLGVAENTYVTLPRSQAKDLKASFVLTKELKAPIIKGEEVGTLTYSLGDKEVAQYPLVALNDVKEGSLFSRMVDYVMMLVQNWFK; encoded by the coding sequence ATGAAGAAAACAGCTGCGCTTTTCCGTTCTGTAGCCATTTCTGCCACTTTGCTGGCTTCAGCTACTGTTGCTGCATCACCAGCAGTCGTACCTGAAGCTCCACAAATCGCGGCAAAAGGCTATATCCTTGTAGACTATAACTCAGGCAAAATCCTTGCAGGTCATAATGAGTATGAAAAGCTAGCGCCTGCTAGTTTGACTAAAATGATGACCAGTTATGTTATCGGTCAAGAAATCAAAAATGGCAACATCTCACCAGACGACACGGTTGTTGTGAGCAAGAATGCATGGGCGAAAAACTTCCCTGGCTCATCAAAAATGTTCCTTGAAGTGGGTAAAACAGTCAAAGTTAGCGATCTAAACCGCGGTATCATTGTTGATTCTGGTAACGATGCGTGTGTTGCGATGGCTGAGCACATTGCGGGCTCTCAAGAATCATTCGTTGATCTCATGAATGGTTGGGCGAAGAATCTTGGCATGAAGTCTACACACTTTGCTAACGTTCACGGTTTAGACCGCCCAGACCTATACACAACACCATACGATCTATCTATTCTGGCTCGTCACCTGATCAGTGATTTACCGAATGAATTTAAGATCTACAGTGAGAAATCATTCACATACAACGGCATCACTCAATACAACCGTAACGGTCTACTTTGGGATAAGAGCATGCACGTTGATGGTCTAAAAACAGGCCACACAGATAACGCAGGTTACAGTCTTGTAAGTACTGCTACTGAAGGCAACATGCGCCTTGTTGCGGTTGTAATGGGTACTGCAAGCAAGAATGCTCGCCTAGCTGAAAGCAAGAAGCTATTAAACTTCGGTTTCCGCTTCTACGAAACACTGTCACCAAATAAGAAAGATCAAACCATCGAAACTGAAAAAGTATGGATGGGTGATACTGACACAGTAAACTTAGGTGTGGCTGAAAATACTTACGTAACGCTACCACGTAGCCAAGCAAAAGATTTAAAAGCAAGCTTCGTGCTAACGAAAGAGCTAAAAGCGCCTATCATCAAAGGTGAAGAAGTAGGTACTTTAACTTACAGCTTAGGTGATAAAGAGGTAGCACAATACCCACTTGTTGCGCTAAACGATGTAAAAGAAGGTAGCCTATTTAGCCGTATGGTTGATTACGTAATGATGCTAGTGCAAAACTGGTTCAAGTAA
- the rsfS gene encoding ribosome silencing factor, with protein MQVQELHDFIVDKIDDLKAQDIVTIDVQGKSSITDVMVICTGTSNRHVCSIADHVNKESKLIDFPPFGISGEDDGEWVIVDMGNVMLHIMQEDARQMYQLEKLWS; from the coding sequence TTGCAAGTTCAAGAACTACACGATTTCATTGTTGATAAAATTGACGATCTTAAAGCACAAGACATCGTAACTATTGATGTACAAGGTAAATCAAGCATCACTGATGTAATGGTGATCTGTACTGGTACTTCAAACCGTCACGTTTGCTCTATCGCTGATCACGTTAACAAAGAATCAAAGTTAATTGACTTCCCTCCTTTTGGTATCAGCGGCGAAGACGATGGTGAGTGGGTTATCGTTGACATGGGCAACGTGATGCTACACATCATGCAAGAAGACGCACGCCAAATGTACCAACTGGAGAAGCTTTGGAGCTAA
- a CDS encoding septal ring lytic transglycosylase RlpA family protein: MRSLFLLFFVLLAGCSSSPDKPQQPETKTEHATPGLLFKPNTPTNDDPNAGRYSLKDDRAPTVVPDFSKVPPVVPHYEPYSRGGNKDYTLRGKRYHIIKNTKGYTETGYASWYGEKFHGHKTSNGETYNMFAMTAAHKTLPLPSFVRVTNTRNGKSTIVRVNDRGPFHDGRIIDLSMAAAAKIGVISLGTAPVKIEVINVPKPSSKEAMKNSPIPHHYFVQLAAVNSLAKAEDMRKALKRQYNTNVDIEQVDNRTVYRVRLGPFMDHNDAERQLSKAKAHHYPKAFIITANR; encoded by the coding sequence ATGCGTTCACTTTTTTTATTGTTTTTTGTTCTACTTGCAGGATGTAGCTCCTCGCCTGATAAACCTCAACAGCCAGAGACAAAAACAGAACACGCCACTCCAGGCTTATTATTTAAACCGAATACTCCAACGAATGATGATCCCAATGCTGGACGTTATTCATTAAAAGATGACCGAGCACCGACTGTAGTACCTGATTTTTCAAAAGTACCACCTGTAGTGCCGCACTATGAACCATACAGCCGAGGCGGTAACAAAGATTACACTCTACGTGGTAAGCGCTACCACATTATAAAAAACACCAAAGGTTACACTGAAACTGGTTATGCCTCTTGGTACGGTGAGAAATTCCACGGTCATAAAACCTCTAACGGTGAAACATACAATATGTTCGCCATGACAGCAGCACACAAGACGTTGCCGTTACCGAGTTTTGTACGTGTAACCAATACCCGTAATGGTAAATCAACCATCGTACGTGTTAACGATCGAGGTCCATTCCATGATGGTCGTATCATCGATTTAAGTATGGCTGCAGCGGCAAAAATCGGGGTAATTAGCCTTGGAACGGCACCAGTAAAAATTGAAGTGATTAATGTACCTAAGCCTTCGAGCAAAGAAGCGATGAAGAATTCACCCATTCCTCATCACTACTTCGTTCAGTTAGCGGCAGTAAATAGTTTGGCGAAAGCCGAAGACATGCGTAAAGCGCTTAAGCGTCAATACAATACAAATGTAGATATTGAGCAAGTGGATAATCGCACAGTCTACCGTGTACGTTTAGGTCCTTTCATGGATCATAACGATGCAGAAAGACAACTAAGTAAAGCGAAAGCACACCACTATCCAAAAGCCTTTATCATCACAGCTAACAGATAA
- the lipB gene encoding lipoyl(octanoyl) transferase LipB: MHKALIIKNLGRRDYQTTFDAMHDFTNNRTEDTADEIWLVEHSPVFTQGQAGKVEHLLNTGDIPVVQSDRGGQVTYHGPGQQVAYILIDLRRKKIGVRDLVTHIENTVINTLSHFGIRSNARPDAPGVYVNNQKICSLGLRIRRGCSFHGLALNINMDLAPFLRINPCGYAGMEMTQTALLNGPTELTEVQPVLVEELTKLLDYPKVEWMTESNQP, from the coding sequence TTGCACAAAGCACTTATTATTAAAAACCTTGGTCGTCGTGATTACCAAACGACGTTCGATGCCATGCATGACTTCACCAATAACCGTACTGAAGACACAGCAGATGAAATTTGGCTAGTTGAACATTCACCTGTATTTACCCAAGGACAGGCAGGCAAAGTCGAGCACCTGCTCAACACAGGAGATATCCCAGTTGTTCAGAGCGATCGTGGCGGTCAAGTGACTTACCATGGTCCAGGTCAACAAGTGGCTTATATCTTGATCGACTTACGCCGTAAAAAAATCGGTGTGCGTGATTTAGTCACACACATTGAAAATACGGTAATCAATACCTTATCCCACTTTGGGATTCGCTCTAACGCTCGCCCTGATGCCCCTGGTGTGTATGTTAATAATCAAAAAATATGCTCACTTGGCCTACGGATCAGACGTGGGTGCTCTTTTCACGGTCTGGCACTCAATATAAATATGGACTTGGCGCCTTTCCTTCGCATTAACCCATGCGGTTATGCAGGAATGGAGATGACGCAAACGGCGTTACTCAATGGCCCAACTGAACTGACGGAAGTTCAGCCTGTACTCGTTGAAGAATTAACTAAATTACTCGATTATCCGAAAGTCGAGTGGATGACGGAAAGCAATCAACCATGA
- the lipA gene encoding lipoyl synthase has product MSKPIKIEQGVKYRDADKMALIPVRNVADEETPKEVLRKPEWMKIKLPSDSQRIQEIKSALRKNKLHSVCEEASCPNLAECFNHGTATFMILGAICTRRCPFCDVAHGRPLPPNAEEPAHLAQTIADMKLRYVVVTSVDRDDLRDGGAQHFVDCINEIRAKSPEIHIETLVPDFRGRMDRALDIFRDTAPNVFNHNLETAPRLYRKARPGANYQWSLDLLKKFKELHPNVPTKSGLMMGLGETKEEIIEVLKDLRAHGVTMLTLGQYLAPSRHHLPVERYVPPEEFDELKQIALDLGFTHAACGPFVRSSYHADLQAQGVEIK; this is encoded by the coding sequence ATGAGTAAACCAATTAAAATTGAACAAGGCGTCAAATATCGCGATGCCGACAAAATGGCTTTGATCCCTGTTCGTAATGTTGCGGATGAAGAAACGCCAAAAGAAGTGTTACGTAAACCTGAATGGATGAAGATTAAATTACCGTCTGACAGCCAACGTATTCAGGAAATTAAATCTGCACTGCGTAAAAACAAACTTCACTCTGTGTGTGAAGAAGCCTCTTGCCCAAATTTAGCAGAATGTTTTAACCACGGTACAGCAACCTTTATGATCCTAGGTGCTATCTGTACGCGTCGTTGTCCATTCTGTGATGTTGCCCATGGTCGTCCACTACCACCTAATGCTGAAGAGCCAGCGCACCTTGCACAAACTATTGCTGACATGAAACTACGCTACGTAGTCGTGACATCTGTTGACCGTGATGACTTACGTGACGGTGGTGCGCAACACTTTGTTGATTGTATTAATGAAATCCGCGCAAAAAGCCCAGAAATTCATATTGAAACATTAGTACCTGATTTCCGTGGTCGTATGGATCGTGCATTAGATATCTTCCGTGATACGGCACCTAACGTGTTCAACCACAACCTTGAAACAGCGCCACGCTTATACCGTAAAGCGCGTCCGGGTGCTAACTACCAATGGTCTTTAGATCTGCTGAAGAAATTTAAAGAGCTTCACCCAAATGTTCCTACTAAGTCAGGTTTGATGATGGGTTTAGGCGAAACCAAAGAAGAGATCATTGAAGTATTAAAAGATCTACGTGCTCATGGTGTAACCATGCTAACACTGGGTCAATACTTAGCACCAAGCCGCCACCACTTACCGGTTGAGCGTTATGTGCCGCCTGAAGAATTTGATGAGCTAAAACAAATCGCACTTGATCTTGGCTTTACTCATGCTGCTTGTGGTCCATTTGTACGTTCGTCGTACCATGCCGATCTTCAAGCCCAAGGTGTAGAAATTAAGTAA
- the mrdA gene encoding penicillin-binding protein 2 — MRQKRTQIRDHRAESALFFRRALVSFIGIIVLVSVLLFNLFNIQVEQHQDYKTRSNDNRIKIVPVSPNRGLIYDRNGILLAENRPIYNLEVTIEKVPDMEQTYTALKSVLGLTDEDIERFKKERRRTRRFKSVPILEGLNEQQVALFAVNQHRFPGVEVKAYLKRYYPYGDSLTHVLGYVAKINDRDLKKLDQDGKLSNYKATRDIGKLGIERYYEDLLHGTSGYQEVEVNSRGRIIRTLKYVPPIPGKDIKLNIDLGLQLYVKELLTERKLDPETGEEIIKHKRGSVVVLDPKDDAILAMVSSPSYDPNLFVRGISGKNYRELLNNPDRPLVNRVTLGIYPPASTVKPMIAVAALTEGVVTPKTTRNDPGWWQIPNSTSRKFRDWLRWGHGPVNIYKAIEESVDTYFYQVAYDMGIDRLSTWMNRFGYGEYTGIDIHEESKANMPTRDWKQARHKRPWYQGDTIPVGIGQGYWTATPLQIAKATSVLVNNGVVHRPHLLKDIVDEEVEKPAEFKDFPPISEVSPETWEIAREGMHRVLYGTRGTARKAFYNTPYEADGKSGSAQVFGLAENQKYNADELEERLRDHALFTAFAPFDKPEVVVSMVLENACGGSSNGGPIARKIFDHMLIKPNPESKSESNSALTATETTEVQQ; from the coding sequence ATGAGACAAAAGCGAACCCAGATCCGCGACCATCGCGCTGAGTCGGCGCTATTTTTCCGTCGAGCTCTTGTCTCATTCATTGGAATTATTGTCTTGGTCAGCGTTTTATTGTTCAACCTATTCAACATTCAGGTTGAACAACACCAAGACTATAAAACCCGTTCCAATGATAACCGGATCAAAATTGTCCCAGTATCCCCAAACCGCGGTCTTATCTATGATCGTAACGGCATACTGCTAGCTGAAAACCGCCCTATTTATAATCTCGAAGTCACCATCGAAAAAGTGCCCGATATGGAGCAAACCTACACAGCACTAAAATCTGTGTTGGGATTAACCGATGAAGACATCGAACGATTCAAAAAAGAACGTCGTCGTACCCGTCGTTTTAAATCTGTGCCGATCCTTGAAGGCTTAAATGAACAGCAAGTGGCATTATTTGCTGTTAATCAGCATCGTTTCCCTGGGGTTGAAGTAAAAGCTTACCTTAAACGCTACTACCCATATGGCGACTCTCTTACTCATGTGCTGGGTTATGTCGCTAAAATTAACGATCGTGATCTTAAAAAGCTCGATCAAGATGGAAAGCTTAGTAACTATAAAGCCACTCGTGATATCGGCAAGCTGGGTATTGAGCGCTACTACGAAGATCTATTACACGGTACTTCTGGCTATCAAGAAGTGGAAGTGAATAGCCGTGGTCGCATTATTCGCACCTTAAAATACGTACCGCCAATTCCGGGTAAAGATATCAAACTGAATATCGATCTCGGGCTGCAGCTCTATGTGAAAGAGCTATTAACTGAACGTAAGTTAGATCCAGAAACGGGCGAAGAAATCATTAAACACAAACGTGGCTCTGTCGTTGTTCTCGATCCAAAAGACGATGCGATTTTAGCCATGGTATCGAGCCCAAGTTACGATCCAAACTTATTCGTAAGAGGGATCTCAGGCAAAAATTACCGTGAGTTACTAAATAACCCAGATCGTCCATTGGTTAACCGTGTCACACTGGGTATTTACCCGCCAGCATCAACAGTTAAACCAATGATTGCTGTCGCCGCGTTAACTGAAGGTGTGGTAACGCCAAAAACGACTCGTAACGATCCTGGTTGGTGGCAAATTCCTAATTCAACCAGTCGTAAATTCCGTGATTGGCTTCGTTGGGGACACGGCCCAGTGAATATATACAAAGCGATTGAAGAGTCAGTGGATACTTACTTTTATCAAGTCGCCTATGACATGGGCATCGATCGTCTATCAACTTGGATGAACCGTTTTGGCTACGGCGAATACACAGGTATCGATATTCACGAAGAAAGTAAAGCCAATATGCCGACTCGTGATTGGAAACAAGCTCGTCATAAACGTCCTTGGTATCAAGGCGATACGATTCCTGTGGGTATCGGACAAGGTTATTGGACAGCCACACCACTACAAATAGCCAAAGCGACATCTGTACTGGTTAATAACGGTGTCGTCCATCGTCCACACCTATTAAAAGATATTGTTGATGAAGAAGTAGAAAAACCTGCTGAATTTAAAGACTTTCCACCTATTTCGGAAGTCTCACCAGAGACATGGGAAATCGCTCGTGAAGGCATGCACCGAGTACTATATGGTACCCGTGGTACTGCACGTAAAGCGTTTTACAATACGCCTTATGAAGCCGATGGTAAATCAGGTTCAGCACAGGTATTTGGCCTTGCTGAAAACCAAAAATATAATGCGGATGAGCTAGAAGAACGCCTACGTGACCACGCTTTATTTACCGCATTTGCACCATTTGATAAACCTGAAGTGGTGGTCTCTATGGTGTTAGAAAATGCTTGTGGTGGTTCGAGTAATGGTGGTCCAATTGCACGAAAAATTTTCGACCATATGCTTATCAAACCGAACCCTGAGAGTAAATCTGAGTCCAACTCAGCACTTACTGCAACAGAAACAACAGAGGTACAACAATGA
- the rlmH gene encoding 23S rRNA (pseudouridine(1915)-N(3))-methyltransferase RlmH, protein MKLQLIAVGTKMPKWVEEGYKEYSRRFPKDMPLELIEIPAGKRGKNADIARILQKEGEAMLAAVAKGNRIVTLDIPGKRWDTEQLAGQLEAWKLDGRDVSILIGGPEGLAPACKAAAEQSWSLSPLTLPHPLVRVVMAESLYRAWSITANHPYHRE, encoded by the coding sequence ATGAAGCTTCAATTAATCGCAGTCGGCACTAAAATGCCAAAATGGGTTGAGGAAGGTTATAAAGAATATAGCCGTCGCTTCCCTAAAGATATGCCGTTGGAACTGATTGAAATTCCAGCGGGTAAGCGCGGTAAGAACGCTGATATTGCACGTATTCTTCAAAAAGAAGGTGAAGCAATGTTAGCAGCCGTTGCTAAGGGTAACCGTATCGTTACTTTAGATATTCCAGGTAAACGCTGGGATACCGAGCAACTAGCAGGTCAACTAGAAGCTTGGAAACTGGATGGTCGCGATGTGTCAATTCTAATTGGCGGACCTGAAGGTCTTGCACCGGCTTGTAAAGCAGCCGCAGAACAAAGCTGGTCACTATCACCATTAACACTACCGCACCCGTTAGTGCGCGTTGTGATGGCTGAGAGTTTATACCGTGCATGGAGCATCACGGCTAACCATCCGTACCACAGGGAATAA
- the ybeD gene encoding DUF493 family protein YbeD, which produces MQEQEQPKLKDLLEFPCSFTYKVMGENKPELADRVVEVVQRHAPGDYTPKVTPSSKGTYSAVSINITATSIEQVETLYKELGDIDIVRVVL; this is translated from the coding sequence ATGCAAGAACAAGAGCAACCAAAACTAAAAGATCTACTTGAATTCCCTTGTAGCTTTACCTACAAGGTAATGGGTGAAAACAAACCTGAACTTGCAGATCGTGTTGTAGAAGTAGTCCAACGCCATGCGCCTGGCGATTACACCCCTAAAGTTACCCCAAGTAGCAAAGGGACTTACAGCGCCGTTTCAATCAATATCACAGCGACAAGCATTGAGCAGGTTGAAACGTTATACAAAGAGTTAGGCGATATCGATATCGTTCGCGTTGTACTATAA